A single window of Rhizobium sp. SL42 DNA harbors:
- the rirA gene encoding iron-responsive transcriptional regulator RirA: protein MRLTKQTNYAVRMLMYCAANKENLSRIPEIAKSYGVSELFLFKILQPLNKAGLVETVRGRNGGVRLGRAADKITLFDVVRVTEDSFAMAECFEDDGDVDCPLIDSCGLNSALRKALNAFFDVLSQYTIDDLVKTRPQINFLLGLNEYSPKGIAATAAAAAVTAPAA, encoded by the coding sequence ATGCGTTTGACAAAGCAGACAAATTACGCAGTGCGCATGCTCATGTACTGCGCGGCGAACAAGGAAAACCTGAGCCGGATTCCGGAAATTGCCAAGTCTTATGGCGTGTCTGAGCTCTTCCTGTTCAAGATTCTCCAGCCGCTGAACAAGGCTGGTCTCGTGGAAACCGTGCGTGGCCGCAACGGTGGCGTGCGCCTCGGTCGGGCCGCCGACAAGATCACCCTCTTCGACGTCGTGCGTGTCACGGAAGACAGCTTCGCCATGGCCGAATGTTTCGAGGACGATGGTGATGTGGATTGTCCGCTGATCGACAGCTGTGGCCTGAATTCGGCCCTGCGCAAGGCCCTCAATGCCTTCTTCGATGTGCTGTCGCAATACACGATCGACGACCTCGTCAAGACGCGTCCGCAGATCAACTTCCTGCTCGGGCTGAATGAATATTCGCCGAAGGGCATCGCGGCTACCGCCGCCGCAGCAGCGGTGACTGCACCCGCTGCCTGA
- a CDS encoding DUF3734 domain-containing protein: MSATAGNSVRNSDSNRIFVFQGGGALGAYQAGAYEALHKHDLEPDWLAGISIGAINAAIIAGSPSDRRISNLRAFWDMVSSSPIFAFGDQESSLRRVNNDIAAMTGTLFGIPGFFSPRLYTPFQLAANPAALISYYDTDPLMNTLDNLIDYDLLNDGSTRLSLGAVDVQSGNFAYFDNRRTKLDARHIAASGALPPGFAPIEIDGRFYWDGGLVSNTPLQHVLSVNEANSDLEIFQVDLFSARGDMPRDQFEVESRVKEIRYSSRTRMNTDDFARKQMVRRAAKRLLEKLPPELLDDEDAKILRSIGQEYDVTIVHLIHRRAAYATHAMDVEFSRRSINEHWQAGYDDVAYTLKHSRWRNRGRPKDGIQIFDLARERHDKRAAAS, from the coding sequence ATGTCCGCCACCGCCGGCAATTCTGTTCGCAATTCCGACAGCAATCGCATTTTCGTTTTTCAGGGCGGCGGCGCGCTTGGCGCTTATCAGGCCGGCGCCTATGAGGCGCTGCACAAGCATGATCTTGAGCCAGACTGGCTGGCCGGCATCTCGATCGGTGCCATCAATGCCGCAATCATCGCCGGCAGTCCAAGCGACAGGCGCATCAGCAATCTCCGCGCCTTCTGGGACATGGTCTCCTCCAGCCCGATTTTTGCCTTCGGTGATCAGGAGAGCAGCCTGCGCCGGGTGAACAACGATATTGCCGCAATGACCGGCACTCTTTTCGGTATCCCGGGTTTTTTCTCGCCGCGTCTCTATACCCCGTTTCAGCTCGCGGCCAATCCGGCGGCGCTGATCAGTTATTATGACACCGACCCCCTGATGAATACGCTCGACAATCTGATCGATTACGATCTGCTAAACGACGGATCGACGCGGCTGAGCCTGGGGGCCGTCGATGTCCAGTCCGGCAACTTCGCCTATTTCGACAACCGCAGGACCAAGCTCGACGCCCGTCACATTGCCGCATCCGGGGCTTTGCCGCCGGGCTTTGCCCCGATCGAGATCGATGGCCGCTTCTATTGGGACGGCGGGCTGGTCTCCAACACCCCGTTGCAGCATGTACTATCGGTCAACGAGGCGAACAGCGATCTCGAGATCTTCCAGGTCGATCTCTTCAGCGCCCGTGGCGATATGCCGAGGGATCAGTTCGAGGTGGAAAGCCGGGTCAAAGAAATCCGCTATTCCAGCCGGACCCGTATGAACACCGATGACTTTGCAAGAAAGCAGATGGTCCGCCGCGCTGCCAAGCGTCTCTTGGAAAAACTGCCGCCGGAATTGCTCGATGACGAGGACGCGAAGATCCTGCGTTCGATTGGCCAGGAATACGATGTCACGATCGTGCATCTGATCCATCGCCGCGCCGCCTATGCCACCCATGCGATGGATGTCGAATTCTCCCGCCGCTCGATCAACGAGCACTGGCAGGCCGGCTATGACGATGTGGCTTACACGCTCAAACATTCCAGGTGGCGCAACCGCGGCCGGCCCAAGGACGGCATCCAGATCTTCGACCTGGCGCGCGAACGTCACGACAAGCGGGCTGCCGCGTCCTGA
- a CDS encoding LysR substrate-binding domain-containing protein, whose product MITIRQLRYFEALATTLHFGRAAEMVHVSQPALSTQIMELERHLGVKLIERTRGSTLLTAKGAELLAHARAVLSSVDRLEQAARQNSGTLEGLLRLGIIPTVAPYLVPQVVPYLRRMHPLIELELKEAVTDRLSADLAEGRIDAMIVALPIEAENFIDIHLFTDRFFMAMAENDSDVLLSPLTETQVDLERLLLLEEGHCLRDQALAVCKAANRRSLINFGATSMATLLQMVSHDMGMTLIPEMAVETETGRNHLRIVPFAEPQPAREIGLVWRRSNPRRADMEALAHAIIASRREPSKPLSRDGGTARVRPISPQDAAARLS is encoded by the coding sequence ATGATTACCATTCGTCAGTTGCGCTATTTCGAGGCCCTCGCCACCACACTGCACTTCGGTCGCGCCGCCGAAATGGTGCATGTCAGCCAGCCGGCGCTGTCGACGCAGATCATGGAACTGGAGCGCCATCTCGGGGTCAAGCTGATCGAGCGAACCCGCGGATCAACCCTGCTGACGGCAAAAGGCGCCGAACTTCTGGCTCATGCAAGGGCGGTGCTCTCGTCGGTTGACCGGCTGGAACAGGCCGCCCGGCAAAACAGCGGAACACTCGAGGGCCTGCTGAGGCTCGGCATCATCCCGACGGTCGCGCCCTATCTCGTGCCGCAGGTGGTGCCCTATCTGCGGCGCATGCATCCGCTAATCGAACTGGAGCTCAAGGAGGCCGTCACGGACCGCCTGTCAGCCGACCTTGCCGAAGGGCGGATCGACGCGATGATCGTGGCGCTGCCGATCGAAGCCGAAAATTTCATCGATATCCACCTGTTCACCGACCGCTTCTTCATGGCCATGGCCGAAAACGACAGCGACGTCTTGCTGTCGCCGCTCACCGAGACGCAGGTCGATCTGGAACGCCTGCTGCTGCTCGAAGAGGGGCATTGCCTGCGTGACCAGGCGCTTGCGGTGTGCAAGGCCGCCAACCGACGCAGCCTGATCAATTTCGGCGCCACCTCCATGGCGACGCTGCTGCAGATGGTGTCGCATGACATGGGCATGACGCTGATCCCCGAAATGGCCGTCGAGACCGAGACCGGCCGCAACCACCTGCGCATCGTGCCCTTTGCCGAACCACAGCCGGCCCGCGAAATCGGCCTGGTCTGGCGTCGTTCCAATCCGCGCCGCGCAGACATGGAGGCCCTGGCGCATGCCATTATCGCCAGCCGGCGCGAGCCTTCGAAACCGCTATCGCGGGATGGTGGCACGGCACGGGTGCGGCCGATTTCGCCTCAGGACGCGGCAGCCCGCTTGTCGTGA
- the katG gene encoding catalase/peroxidase HPI, which produces MNEHTKPTGKCPVMHGANTAIGKSVMDWWPNALNLDILHQHDAKTNPMGPSFNYREELKKLDVEALKADLRALMLDSQEWWPADWGSYVGMMARVTWHAAGSYRVTDGRGGANTGNQRFAPLNSWPDNVNTDKGRRLLWPIKKKYGNKISWADLIALAGTMAYDVAGLKTFGFAFGREDIWHPEKDTYWGDEKEWLAPSDNRYGDVTKPETLANPLAAVQMGLIYVNPEGVNGKSDPLATAAQMRETFARMGMNDEETVALTAGGHTIGKSHGNGSAANLSADPEAAGPEFQGLGWMNTKGRGIGRDTVVSGIEGAWTTEPTKWDNGFFDMLFKHEWTLTHSPAGASQWAPITIAEQDKPVDVEDASIRVMPMMTDADMALKVDPIYREISLKFRDDQDHFSDVFARAWFKLTHRDVGPKSRYFGPDVPAEDLIWQDPIPAGRTDYDVVAVKAKIINSGLSAGEMVATAWDSARTFRGSDKRGGANGARIRLAPQKDWEGNEPQRLAKVLAVLEGIATETGASLADVIVLAGNVGVELAAKAAGFEISVPFAPGRGDATAEQTDVDGFAVLEPVADGFRNWQKTDYVVSPEELLLDRAQLLGLTAAELTVLIGGMRVIGTNYGGTAHGVFTDRVGALTTDFFDTLTDMAYTWVPTGSNSYDIRERKSGATKYTATRVDLVLGSNSILRSYAEVYAQDDNKEKFVADFVAAWTKVMNADRFDLV; this is translated from the coding sequence ATGAACGAACATACGAAACCGACCGGCAAATGTCCGGTCATGCACGGTGCCAATACCGCGATTGGCAAGTCCGTCATGGACTGGTGGCCCAACGCGCTCAACCTCGACATCCTGCACCAGCACGACGCCAAGACCAATCCGATGGGTCCGAGCTTCAACTATCGCGAAGAGCTGAAGAAGCTCGACGTCGAGGCGCTGAAGGCCGATCTGCGCGCCCTGATGCTGGACAGCCAGGAATGGTGGCCGGCTGACTGGGGTTCCTATGTCGGCATGATGGCGCGCGTCACCTGGCACGCCGCCGGCTCCTACCGCGTCACCGACGGCCGTGGCGGCGCCAATACCGGCAACCAGCGCTTTGCGCCGCTGAACTCCTGGCCGGACAACGTCAACACCGACAAGGGCCGCCGCCTGCTCTGGCCGATCAAGAAGAAGTACGGTAACAAGATTTCCTGGGCCGACCTGATCGCGCTCGCCGGCACCATGGCCTATGACGTCGCCGGCCTGAAGACCTTCGGCTTTGCCTTTGGCCGTGAAGACATCTGGCACCCGGAAAAAGACACCTACTGGGGTGACGAGAAGGAATGGCTGGCGCCCAGCGACAATCGTTATGGCGATGTCACCAAGCCGGAAACGCTGGCGAACCCGCTGGCCGCCGTGCAGATGGGGCTGATCTACGTCAACCCGGAAGGCGTCAACGGCAAGTCCGATCCGTTGGCGACGGCTGCCCAGATGCGGGAAACATTTGCCCGCATGGGCATGAACGACGAGGAAACCGTCGCGCTGACCGCCGGCGGCCATACCATCGGCAAGTCGCACGGCAATGGCAGCGCAGCCAATCTCAGCGCCGACCCTGAAGCTGCAGGCCCGGAATTCCAGGGTCTCGGCTGGATGAATACCAAGGGTCGCGGCATCGGCCGAGACACGGTCGTCTCGGGCATCGAGGGCGCCTGGACCACCGAGCCGACCAAGTGGGACAACGGCTTCTTTGACATGCTGTTCAAGCATGAATGGACGTTGACGCACAGCCCGGCAGGAGCGTCGCAATGGGCGCCGATCACCATTGCCGAACAGGACAAGCCGGTCGATGTCGAGGATGCCTCGATTCGCGTCATGCCGATGATGACCGATGCCGACATGGCGCTCAAGGTTGACCCGATCTACCGCGAGATCTCGCTGAAGTTCAGGGATGACCAGGATCACTTCTCGGACGTTTTTGCCCGCGCCTGGTTCAAGCTGACCCATCGCGACGTTGGCCCGAAGTCCCGCTATTTCGGGCCGGATGTTCCGGCCGAAGACCTGATCTGGCAGGATCCGATCCCGGCCGGCCGCACCGACTACGACGTCGTCGCGGTCAAGGCCAAGATCATCAACAGCGGCCTTTCGGCTGGTGAGATGGTGGCGACCGCCTGGGATAGTGCCCGCACCTTCCGTGGCTCAGACAAGCGCGGCGGTGCCAATGGCGCCCGCATCCGCCTGGCTCCGCAGAAGGACTGGGAAGGCAATGAGCCCCAGCGTCTCGCCAAGGTTCTGGCGGTGCTCGAAGGCATTGCGACGGAAACCGGGGCAAGTCTTGCCGACGTCATCGTTCTGGCCGGCAATGTTGGCGTCGAACTGGCGGCAAAGGCTGCAGGCTTCGAGATCAGCGTTCCCTTCGCGCCGGGCCGTGGCGATGCGACCGCCGAACAGACCGATGTGGATGGCTTCGCCGTACTCGAGCCGGTCGCGGATGGTTTCCGCAACTGGCAGAAGACCGACTATGTCGTCAGCCCGGAAGAACTGTTGCTCGATCGTGCGCAGTTGCTTGGACTGACCGCTGCCGAACTGACAGTGTTGATCGGTGGCATGCGTGTCATCGGCACCAATTACGGCGGCACGGCCCATGGCGTGTTCACCGACCGCGTTGGCGCCCTGACCACCGACTTCTTCGACACCCTGACGGACATGGCCTATACCTGGGTCCCGACCGGCAGCAACAGCTATGACATCCGCGAGCGCAAGTCCGGCGCGACCAAGTACACGGCGACCCGCGTCGACCTGGTGCTCGGCTCGAACTCGATCCTGCGCTCCTATGCCGAAGTCTATGCCCAGGACGACAACAAGGAAAAGTTCGTGGCGGACTTCGTCGCGGCCTGGACCAAGGTGATGAACGCGGACCGCTTCGACCTGGTGTGA
- a CDS encoding TetR/AcrR family transcriptional regulator has product MIDHNEKSRIRLRKKPQQERSIQRLEAIMAASIRLLTEKGISGLTMSEIAVRAGIPIGSLYQFFPEKAAIIRALHDHFTKSISETTTTVFRGVKTREEACERAVVALAKFHEIFSREPVYLSMWAATLSDPDLKALVTSHHDQLITAFLADLGELVPADDQERMRASLKLQILSSGEVIRFIAGLPEEQAQLHLGQWQRFVKATLFAL; this is encoded by the coding sequence ATGATCGACCACAATGAAAAATCGCGCATCCGTTTGCGCAAGAAGCCCCAGCAGGAACGCAGCATCCAGCGGCTGGAAGCCATCATGGCCGCAAGCATCCGCCTGTTGACGGAAAAGGGCATTTCGGGCCTGACCATGAGCGAAATTGCCGTGCGGGCGGGCATACCCATTGGTTCGCTCTACCAGTTCTTCCCGGAAAAGGCGGCGATCATCCGGGCGCTGCATGATCATTTTACCAAGTCGATCAGCGAAACCACCACCACGGTATTTCGTGGCGTGAAGACCCGCGAGGAGGCATGCGAACGTGCCGTCGTCGCACTCGCAAAATTCCATGAGATATTCAGCAGGGAGCCGGTCTATCTATCGATGTGGGCGGCCACATTGTCGGACCCCGACCTGAAGGCGCTGGTTACGTCCCATCACGATCAACTGATCACGGCCTTTCTCGCCGATCTCGGAGAGCTGGTCCCAGCCGATGATCAGGAGCGCATGCGCGCCAGCCTGAAGTTGCAGATCCTCTCCAGCGGCGAGGTCATTCGCTTCATTGCCGGGCTGCCGGAAGAACAGGCGCAGCTCCACCTTGGCCAGTGGCAGAGATTCGTCAAGGCGACGCTTTTTGCCCTCTAG
- a CDS encoding LysR substrate-binding domain-containing protein, which produces MSAPLDIDQLQTFIAIVDTGSFTKAAGRVFKTQSAVSMQMRRLEERVGKQLFIKDGRGNRLSVDGDKLLNYARRIIRLNSEAIAAFDDNRLEGTLRIGTPDDYADRYMPEIIGRFAKTHPNVELYIVCEPSVDLAEKMAKGELDIALVTHNPLLRQSDVVRTEPLCWVGSANHPLRENAPVPLAVGRRDCQWRQLACSALDADGRDYQILFTSWSSTVVAAAVLAGMAVSILPESALRTGMKVLTAADGFPPLPPVQIGLMKRPGLSTSLLNAITDHITACLDNITPAQVEDDLEGEQKAYSRFYPRLRAGNMIPGW; this is translated from the coding sequence ATGTCGGCACCCCTCGATATCGATCAGCTTCAGACCTTCATTGCCATTGTCGATACCGGCAGCTTCACCAAGGCGGCCGGCCGCGTGTTCAAGACCCAGTCCGCGGTTTCGATGCAGATGCGTCGCCTCGAGGAGCGTGTCGGCAAACAGCTTTTCATCAAGGATGGCCGTGGCAACCGGTTGTCGGTCGATGGCGACAAGCTGCTCAACTACGCGCGCCGGATCATCCGGCTGAACAGCGAGGCGATTGCCGCCTTCGACGACAATCGGCTTGAGGGCACGCTGCGCATCGGCACGCCTGACGACTATGCCGACCGCTACATGCCGGAGATCATCGGGCGCTTTGCCAAGACGCATCCGAATGTCGAGCTCTATATCGTCTGCGAGCCATCGGTCGACCTCGCCGAAAAAATGGCCAAGGGCGAGCTCGATATCGCACTCGTCACCCACAATCCGCTGCTGCGCCAGTCGGATGTGGTGCGAACGGAACCTCTGTGCTGGGTCGGATCGGCCAACCATCCGCTGCGGGAAAACGCGCCGGTCCCGCTGGCCGTCGGGCGCCGCGACTGCCAGTGGCGGCAGCTGGCCTGTTCAGCGCTGGATGCGGACGGTCGCGACTACCAGATCCTGTTTACCAGCTGGTCGTCCACCGTGGTTGCCGCTGCCGTGCTTGCCGGCATGGCTGTGTCGATCCTGCCGGAATCGGCGTTGCGGACAGGCATGAAGGTGCTTACGGCTGCCGACGGCTTTCCGCCGCTGCCGCCGGTGCAGATCGGCCTGATGAAACGCCCCGGCCTGTCTACATCGCTGCTGAACGCCATCACCGACCACATCACCGCATGTCTAGACAACATCACGCCGGCGCAGGTGGAGGATGATCTGGAAGGCGAGCAGAAGGCATATTCACGCTTCTATCCGCGCCTCAGGGCCGGCAACATGATCCCCGGCTGGTAG
- a CDS encoding DUF1127 domain-containing protein has product MRTTDRILDLDLVTPRPTLAARLTAWLVSLRSLRSALRNHRAANRLIELDDRLLNDLGLSRVDIHEVLNLVSYADDPSPHLKRIARRRSENSLRGVRAD; this is encoded by the coding sequence ATGCGCACGACTGATCGGATCCTCGACCTCGACCTCGTCACACCAAGGCCGACGCTTGCCGCGCGTCTTACGGCCTGGCTGGTGAGCCTGCGATCCCTTCGCTCTGCTCTACGCAATCACCGCGCTGCGAACCGCCTGATTGAACTGGATGACAGGCTCTTGAATGACCTCGGCCTAAGCCGAGTCGACATCCACGAAGTCCTCAATCTGGTCAGCTATGCGGACGATCCTTCGCCGCATCTGAAGCGCATTGCGCGTCGCCGGTCCGAGAATTCGTTGCGCGGGGTGCGCGCCGACTGA
- a CDS encoding DUF937 domain-containing protein, with the protein MLPLFDMMLQAQNGTAMDAMARQFGLAQEQAAKAMAALTPAFASGFKRSASNPYDFSNLISAMTSGNYAKYFEDMSSAFTPQGVADGNQVLQQLFGSKEVSRAIAAQAAQLTGIGQDVLKQMMPAMADTIMGGLFKQTTGQFPGADAFTNSPMNKMMQQWLESTGMQPKPQPPANIFDNPFTKAFQEMMGGAKKPEAAAGAGNPFFDNPFAKAFQDMATAYGAAAGAKPAENAGQPAREEQKPTASDDPASLTAMMNSMFDSGLEVQKSYQKSMEQIFDSYLAASKGETDAPPEKKA; encoded by the coding sequence ATGCTGCCACTGTTCGACATGATGCTTCAGGCGCAGAACGGGACGGCGATGGATGCCATGGCCCGGCAGTTCGGCCTTGCCCAGGAGCAGGCCGCCAAGGCCATGGCGGCGCTCACGCCGGCCTTTGCGTCGGGCTTCAAGCGCAGCGCCAGCAACCCCTATGACTTTTCCAACCTAATCTCGGCGATGACGTCCGGAAACTACGCGAAGTATTTTGAGGACATGAGTTCGGCATTTACGCCGCAGGGCGTGGCCGACGGCAATCAGGTGCTGCAGCAATTGTTCGGCTCGAAGGAAGTGTCGCGCGCGATTGCCGCGCAGGCCGCGCAACTGACAGGCATCGGCCAGGACGTGCTCAAGCAGATGATGCCCGCCATGGCAGACACCATCATGGGCGGCCTGTTCAAGCAGACGACCGGACAGTTTCCCGGCGCTGACGCCTTTACCAATTCGCCGATGAATAAGATGATGCAGCAATGGCTGGAAAGCACCGGCATGCAGCCAAAGCCGCAACCGCCGGCCAATATCTTCGACAACCCGTTCACCAAGGCATTCCAGGAAATGATGGGCGGGGCGAAAAAGCCCGAAGCCGCGGCGGGTGCCGGCAATCCCTTCTTCGACAATCCATTCGCCAAGGCGTTTCAGGACATGGCGACGGCCTATGGCGCCGCCGCGGGTGCAAAGCCGGCGGAAAATGCCGGCCAGCCAGCCAGGGAAGAACAGAAACCGACCGCAAGTGACGATCCGGCCAGCCTCACCGCCATGATGAACTCGATGTTCGACAGCGGACTTGAAGTGCAGAAGAGCTACCAGAAGAGCATGGAGCAGATCTTCGACAGCTATCTGGCCGCCAGCAAAGGCGAGACCGATGCCCCGCCGGAGAAAAAGGCGTAG
- a CDS encoding glutamate--cysteine ligase, with protein sequence MARDTTDDTPLGSIEDMAAYMAAGSKPKEAFRIGTEHEKFAFFRADNSPVPYFGDASISALLKGMQAKLGWDPIMDGENIIGLGEQSGMGAISIEPGGQFELSGAPVETLHQTCKESNHHLAVLRDVAEPMGIRFLGLGGSPKWTLAETPRMPKSRYDIMTRYMPKVGSKGLDMMYRTCTIQVNLDFSSEADMRQKMRVSMKLQSLATALFASSPFTEGKPNGLVSWRGDIWRDTDNQRAGVLPFTFSRDFCFGDYVRWAIEAPMYFIVRDGRYHDCTHVTFRQFMDGALKGEVAEWEPTLGDWTNHLSTLFPDVRLKRFLEMRGADGGPWRRICALPAFWVGLLYDDAALAAADELTAGWTVEDVIRMRDTVPAQGLKAAVAGRPLLDVARDAVELSRQGLKSRARLNGEGQDESVFLGPLDEVIAKGTTLADDLLSLYNGRWNGRIDPVFEEYQY encoded by the coding sequence ATGGCTCGTGACACGACCGACGATACACCCCTCGGCTCCATTGAGGACATGGCCGCCTATATGGCCGCCGGCTCCAAGCCGAAAGAGGCGTTCCGGATCGGTACCGAGCACGAAAAATTCGCCTTTTTCCGCGCCGACAACAGCCCGGTCCCCTATTTCGGCGATGCCAGCATTTCCGCGCTCTTGAAGGGCATGCAGGCAAAGCTTGGCTGGGATCCGATCATGGACGGTGAGAACATCATCGGTCTCGGCGAACAATCGGGTATGGGCGCGATCTCTATCGAGCCCGGCGGCCAGTTTGAGCTTTCCGGCGCGCCGGTGGAAACCCTGCACCAGACCTGCAAGGAATCGAACCATCACCTGGCGGTGCTGCGTGATGTTGCAGAGCCGATGGGCATCCGTTTCCTCGGCCTTGGCGGCAGCCCGAAATGGACGCTGGCCGAGACACCGCGCATGCCGAAGTCGCGCTACGATATCATGACCCGCTACATGCCGAAGGTCGGCAGCAAGGGTCTCGACATGATGTACCGGACCTGCACGATCCAGGTAAACCTCGACTTTTCGTCAGAAGCCGACATGCGCCAGAAGATGCGCGTATCGATGAAGCTGCAGTCGCTGGCCACGGCATTGTTTGCGTCCTCGCCGTTCACCGAAGGCAAGCCGAACGGGCTGGTCTCATGGCGCGGCGATATCTGGCGCGATACCGACAACCAGCGTGCCGGCGTCCTGCCCTTCACCTTCTCCAGGGATTTCTGTTTCGGCGACTATGTGCGCTGGGCGATCGAGGCGCCGATGTATTTCATCGTGCGCGACGGGCGCTATCACGATTGCACGCATGTCACCTTCCGCCAGTTCATGGATGGCGCGCTGAAGGGCGAAGTTGCCGAATGGGAGCCGACGCTCGGCGACTGGACCAACCATCTCTCGACGCTGTTCCCCGATGTGCGCCTCAAGCGTTTTCTTGAAATGCGGGGCGCGGACGGCGGTCCATGGCGCCGGATCTGCGCGCTTCCCGCCTTCTGGGTCGGCCTGCTCTACGACGATGCAGCCCTTGCCGCGGCAGACGAACTGACCGCCGGCTGGACCGTCGAGGACGTGATCCGGATGCGTGACACGGTTCCGGCACAGGGCCTCAAGGCTGCCGTTGCCGGCCGACCGCTTCTGGACGTCGCACGCGATGCCGTCGAACTGTCACGGCAGGGCCTGAAGTCGCGCGCGCGCCTGAATGGCGAAGGCCAGGACGAAAGCGTGTTTCTCGGCCCGCTGGATGAAGTGATCGCCAAGGGCACGACCCTCGCCGACGACTTGCTGTCGCTCTACAATGGCCGCTGGAACGGCCGGATCGACCCGGTCTTCGAAGAATACCAGTATTGA
- a CDS encoding 16S rRNA (uracil(1498)-N(3))-methyltransferase has translation MRANYRMQRLYVTAALAAGAGFEATPEQFNYLANVLRFEDGAEVLVFNGRHGEWRATVSFPTRKRILLTPVEETRPQPADCDLHFLFAPLKVGRMDYLIQKAVEMGAGILQPVITQHVQGKIGNIERLQANAVEAAEQCGVLAIPTVRPTVKLKDMLERWPSQRRIIYCDEDASTQNPLPALAAITERSLALLVGPEGGFSDEERQLLRSLPFVTAIPLGPRILRADTAAVAAMAVVQAAIGDWR, from the coding sequence ATGCGCGCCAACTACCGGATGCAGAGACTGTATGTCACCGCAGCACTCGCGGCTGGAGCCGGATTCGAGGCAACGCCCGAGCAGTTCAATTATCTGGCCAATGTGCTGCGCTTCGAAGACGGCGCGGAGGTGCTGGTCTTCAATGGCCGCCACGGCGAATGGCGTGCGACGGTCAGTTTTCCAACACGGAAGCGCATCCTGCTGACGCCCGTCGAAGAGACACGACCACAACCTGCCGATTGCGACCTGCACTTCCTGTTTGCACCGCTGAAGGTCGGCCGGATGGATTACCTGATCCAGAAGGCGGTCGAGATGGGGGCCGGCATCCTGCAGCCGGTGATCACCCAGCACGTGCAGGGCAAGATCGGTAATATCGAGCGGCTGCAGGCGAATGCCGTCGAGGCTGCCGAGCAATGCGGCGTCCTCGCCATCCCCACCGTCAGGCCGACGGTGAAGCTGAAGGACATGCTGGAGCGCTGGCCTTCGCAGCGGCGGATCATCTATTGCGACGAGGATGCCAGCACGCAAAACCCGCTGCCGGCCCTTGCCGCCATAACTGAGCGTTCGCTGGCACTGCTGGTCGGCCCCGAGGGCGGGTTTTCTGACGAGGAACGCCAGTTGCTGCGCTCTCTGCCCTTCGTTACGGCCATCCCGCTTGGGCCCAGGATCCTGCGCGCAGATACCGCGGCAGTCGCGGCAATGGCCGTCGTGCAGGCGGCGATCGGCGACTGGCGGTAA